The Edaphobacter sp. 12200R-103 genome contains a region encoding:
- a CDS encoding tRNA-dihydrouridine synthase, with protein MPAHARVPASFNIGNVTIAPATVLAPMAGVTDTVFRRFIKNASQFTSHEGIIPSGVQSAEKPALSEVEGKDLRFSSAGSGPGAPHLDSEMWAQNATAIEAATSNQQSGCGLIMTEFTSADGLSRMRETKRKRYLTYYDDEHPISAQLFGSNPETLADSARIVEDAGFDMVDLNLGCPAKRVVACNGGSGLLKDLPQIERIFKAIRSAVTIPFTVKFRLGWNDAHIICVELAKMAEDCGLNACALHARTREDGYTGQARWEYIAAVKDAVRIPVIGNGDIRTPEDAAAMVEKTGCDAVMIGRTAPSNPWIFRQIAQYTASKEASGVGTYDLPTNEDRYRMIRTYFQMLVDEIALEEAAEAARAEAILASGQIAREKRHRDAVGKMKQFAAWFTHGVPGGGALRKQIFESKNGNAVIDAVEKFFSTLPAGIVEEPAFVPDTSLEALGAGCD; from the coding sequence ATGCCCGCGCACGCCCGCGTGCCTGCCAGCTTCAACATCGGGAACGTCACCATCGCACCCGCCACCGTGCTCGCCCCCATGGCCGGAGTGACCGATACCGTCTTCCGCCGTTTCATCAAGAACGCCAGCCAGTTCACTTCACACGAGGGCATCATCCCGAGCGGAGTGCAAAGCGCGGAAAAGCCTGCCCTGAGCGAAGTCGAAGGGAAAGATCTGCGGTTTTCCTCAGCGGGTTCGGGCCCGGGTGCCCCACATCTCGATTCTGAGATGTGGGCTCAAAACGCTACCGCCATCGAGGCCGCCACCTCCAACCAGCAGTCCGGCTGCGGTCTCATCATGACCGAGTTCACCTCCGCCGACGGCCTCTCCCGCATGCGCGAGACCAAGCGCAAGCGATACCTGACCTACTACGACGATGAGCATCCAATCTCGGCGCAGCTCTTTGGCTCCAATCCCGAGACGCTGGCCGACTCCGCCCGCATCGTCGAGGACGCCGGGTTCGATATGGTCGACCTGAACCTGGGCTGCCCGGCAAAGCGCGTCGTCGCCTGCAACGGAGGTTCCGGCCTGCTCAAGGATCTTCCCCAGATCGAGCGCATCTTCAAGGCGATTCGCTCAGCCGTAACCATCCCATTTACGGTCAAGTTCCGACTAGGCTGGAACGACGCGCACATCATCTGCGTCGAGCTGGCAAAGATGGCCGAGGACTGCGGCCTGAACGCCTGCGCTCTGCACGCCCGCACCCGCGAGGACGGATACACCGGCCAGGCGCGCTGGGAGTACATCGCTGCCGTCAAAGACGCTGTCAGGATTCCCGTCATCGGCAACGGCGACATCCGCACGCCCGAAGACGCTGCCGCCATGGTTGAAAAGACCGGCTGCGACGCCGTCATGATAGGCCGCACCGCACCTTCGAACCCATGGATCTTCCGCCAGATCGCCCAGTACACCGCGAGCAAGGAAGCGAGCGGCGTCGGCACGTACGATCTTCCGACCAACGAAGACCGCTACCGCATGATCCGCACGTACTTCCAGATGCTGGTCGACGAGATCGCACTGGAAGAAGCCGCCGAAGCCGCTCGCGCCGAAGCCATCCTCGCCTCCGGACAGATTGCCCGCGAGAAGCGTCACCGCGACGCCGTAGGCAAGATGAAACAGTTCGCCGCCTGGTTTACCCACGGGGTGCCCGGGGGCGGCGCTCTGCGCAAGCAGATCTTCGAATCGAAGAACGGCAATGCCGTGATCGACGCTGTAGAGAAGTTCTTCTCGACGCTGCCCGCAGGAATCGTGGAGGAGCCTGCATTCGTTCCCGACACCTCGCTGGAGGCCTTGGGCGCGGGCTGCGATTAG
- a CDS encoding family 16 glycosylhydrolase: MGLLCSAATAQRSHQDRPGWKLVWSDECNSPDGSPPDLAKWTFATGGGGWGNKELESYTSRLENAEQRGGNLVITARKEDYVGLDGIKRPYTSARLTTKGQFAQAYGRFEARLQLPLGKGIWPAFWMLGNNIDSARWPAAGEIDVMENIGEPGRIYSTVHGPGYSGAKGISFPFTLPAGTAVNTGFHVYAVEWAPNDIKFFFDDRLIVERTPKDLPAGTKWVYDHPFFLLLNVAVGGAWPGYPDETTSFPQRMLVDYVRVYKGEQKPSP, encoded by the coding sequence GTGGGGCTGCTCTGTTCCGCAGCAACTGCGCAGCGTTCTCACCAGGACAGGCCGGGCTGGAAACTCGTCTGGAGCGACGAGTGCAATAGTCCGGATGGAAGCCCGCCGGATCTGGCGAAGTGGACCTTTGCTACGGGAGGCGGCGGCTGGGGTAACAAGGAGCTTGAGAGCTACACGTCGCGGCTGGAGAATGCCGAGCAGCGAGGCGGCAATCTTGTCATTACAGCGAGGAAGGAAGACTACGTTGGCCTGGATGGCATTAAACGGCCGTATACCTCGGCGCGCCTGACAACCAAGGGGCAGTTTGCGCAGGCTTACGGAAGGTTCGAGGCACGTCTGCAGCTTCCGCTGGGCAAGGGAATCTGGCCAGCCTTCTGGATGCTGGGCAACAACATTGATTCGGCCCGATGGCCCGCTGCCGGTGAGATCGATGTGATGGAGAACATCGGTGAGCCGGGACGCATTTACAGTACCGTGCACGGACCCGGTTATAGCGGTGCCAAGGGAATTTCCTTTCCGTTTACTCTTCCGGCGGGCACGGCAGTCAATACGGGCTTTCATGTTTATGCGGTTGAGTGGGCACCGAACGACATCAAGTTCTTCTTCGATGACAGGCTGATCGTCGAGCGCACCCCGAAGGACCTTCCTGCAGGAACGAAGTGGGTCTACGATCACCCGTTTTTTCTGCTTCTGAATGTTGCGGTCGGCGGCGCCTGGCCGGGATACCCGGATGAGACAACCAGCTTTCCGCAGCGCATGCTGGTCGATTATGTGCGCGTGTATAAGGGCGAGCAGAAACCATCACCTTAG
- a CDS encoding GNAT family N-acetyltransferase, which translates to MAAIQLAESKEQIRRCFPVMHQLRPALTAETFVNRIEQQQSEGYRLAFLDHEGSVASVAGFRVMHVLWSGKTLYVDDLVTDEAMRSHGFGAQMIAWLIALAREEGCETFSLDSGTHRHEAHAFYFRQGLRISDFHFRMRL; encoded by the coding sequence ATGGCTGCCATTCAACTGGCCGAGAGCAAAGAACAGATTCGTCGATGCTTTCCGGTGATGCACCAATTGCGTCCCGCACTGACGGCGGAGACCTTTGTGAATCGGATTGAGCAGCAGCAAAGCGAAGGCTATCGTCTTGCTTTTCTCGATCACGAGGGTTCAGTGGCTTCGGTTGCTGGATTTCGCGTGATGCATGTTCTGTGGAGCGGAAAGACACTCTATGTGGATGACCTCGTCACCGATGAAGCGATGCGTTCCCATGGATTCGGCGCGCAGATGATCGCATGGCTGATTGCGCTGGCGAGGGAAGAGGGCTGCGAGACGTTTTCGCTCGATTCGGGAACGCATCGCCACGAGGCCCATGCCTTCTACTTTCGCCAGGGGCTTCGCATCTCCGATTTTCATTTCCGGATGCGACTCTGA
- a CDS encoding YfiT family bacillithiol transferase, with the protein MSTTATDPRYPIGRFERPETISSEDRTNAIATLAELPEQLRNVVDGLGSAQLNTPYREGGWTVRQLVHHIADSHMNAFIRIRLALTEDWPTIKPYDQDSWATLHDSAAPVEWSLELIESLHARWVMLLQSLTEEQWMRGYRHPESGEVSVDAATLMYAWHSRHHVAHITHLRLGEGW; encoded by the coding sequence ATGAGCACTACGGCAACGGATCCGCGCTACCCTATCGGACGGTTTGAGCGGCCGGAGACAATTTCCAGTGAAGATCGGACGAATGCAATCGCAACCCTGGCGGAGTTGCCCGAGCAGTTACGCAACGTAGTCGATGGACTGGGTTCAGCGCAGTTGAATACGCCCTATCGCGAAGGTGGATGGACAGTGCGGCAGTTGGTGCACCACATTGCCGACAGCCACATGAATGCGTTTATCCGTATTCGCCTTGCCCTCACTGAAGACTGGCCCACGATCAAGCCCTATGACCAGGATTCCTGGGCTACGCTTCACGACTCAGCTGCTCCCGTGGAGTGGTCTCTGGAACTGATTGAGAGCCTTCACGCGCGATGGGTGATGCTGCTGCAGTCGCTGACGGAAGAGCAGTGGATGCGCGGCTATCGGCACCCGGAGTCGGGTGAAGTGTCTGTGGATGCGGCCACGCTGATGTATGCGTGGCACTCTCGACATCACGTAGCGCATATTACGCATCTGCGCCTCGGCGAAGGATGGTAG
- a CDS encoding ATP-binding protein produces the protein MEEATDNNMIQRLAAHAAIGSAPQDELAWLARHGALRALQTGEIVSHKGWPVEWMYLVLSGRMALFIDRGAGPNKLVEWHSGDVAGLLPYSRITVAPGNSMALDPSEVFMLHRDQIREMTRECFELTTLLVHRLIDRARLFTSAELQNEKMISLGKLSAGLAHELNNPASAIERSVSLLTDRLEDSEAATLALGMSRLSEAQLAAVETIRERCLAAHATERSPLEQLDREEAIADWLSVHGLATGDAQMLADTEISFDALEAAAQSVPGEALASTLRWAASGCAVRRLASEIHGSAMRISSLILAVKGFTHMDQAITAEQIDLVIGLRNAVTVLNAKAREKSVKVTLEIDDALPQVLGYAAEFNQIWGNLIDNALDAAPNGGCVAVRAARENDRVVVRIVDDGAGIPAAIRSKIFDPFFTTKPVGQGTGLGLDITRRLVSHNDGGIDFESEPGRTEFRVSLPAS, from the coding sequence GTGGAAGAAGCGACCGACAACAATATGATCCAGCGACTGGCGGCACATGCGGCCATCGGTTCCGCGCCGCAGGACGAACTGGCGTGGCTGGCCCGGCACGGAGCTCTGCGCGCATTGCAGACAGGCGAGATTGTTTCGCACAAGGGCTGGCCTGTGGAATGGATGTATCTCGTTCTTTCAGGCCGAATGGCCCTGTTTATCGATCGGGGCGCTGGCCCCAACAAGCTGGTCGAATGGCATTCCGGAGACGTCGCGGGCCTGTTGCCGTATTCGCGCATTACGGTGGCGCCTGGAAATTCGATGGCCCTCGATCCCAGCGAGGTGTTCATGCTGCACCGCGACCAGATCCGCGAAATGACCCGCGAGTGCTTCGAGTTGACCACTCTGCTGGTGCACCGGTTGATCGATCGCGCAAGGCTGTTTACCTCGGCCGAGCTACAGAACGAAAAGATGATCTCGCTGGGCAAGCTTTCGGCAGGATTGGCGCATGAGTTGAACAATCCTGCATCGGCGATCGAACGCAGTGTAAGCCTGCTGACGGACCGGCTGGAGGACTCGGAGGCGGCTACGCTCGCGTTGGGGATGTCCCGCCTGTCCGAAGCACAACTGGCCGCGGTCGAAACCATACGGGAGCGTTGTCTGGCAGCGCACGCGACGGAACGGTCCCCTCTGGAGCAGCTGGATCGCGAGGAGGCGATCGCCGATTGGCTATCGGTGCACGGCCTTGCAACCGGAGATGCACAGATGCTGGCCGATACCGAGATCAGCTTCGATGCACTGGAGGCAGCCGCCCAGAGTGTTCCCGGAGAGGCCCTTGCCTCGACCCTGCGTTGGGCTGCAAGCGGTTGTGCTGTACGCCGGCTTGCCTCCGAGATTCATGGATCGGCGATGCGGATCTCCAGCCTGATTCTTGCGGTGAAGGGTTTCACTCACATGGACCAGGCCATCACTGCCGAGCAGATCGATCTCGTTATCGGTTTAAGGAATGCCGTCACAGTGCTGAACGCAAAGGCCAGGGAGAAGTCGGTGAAGGTAACGCTCGAGATCGACGATGCCCTGCCGCAGGTTCTAGGCTACGCTGCCGAGTTCAACCAGATATGGGGAAACCTGATCGACAACGCACTGGACGCTGCACCGAACGGAGGGTGCGTGGCGGTTCGTGCTGCACGCGAGAATGATCGTGTCGTAGTCCGTATCGTCGATGATGGTGCCGGCATTCCGGCGGCGATTCGGTCAAAAATCTTCGATCCCTTCTTTACCACCAAACCTGTGGGGCAGGGTACGGGGTTAGGACTCGACATCACCCGTCGGCTTGTAAGTCACAACGATGGCGGCATCGATTTCGAATCGGAGCCAGGACGCACCGAGTTTCGCGTTTCTTTACCGGCCAGTTAG
- a CDS encoding VOC family protein → MVTGINHVTFAVRDLERSFRFYAEILGLRPVARWYRGAYFEAGRDWICLNLDSETRSGPLKEYTHLAFTIDAADFDAAVAKMQAAGAQSWQENKSPGNSFYFLDPDGHKLELHVANLKDRLQALAANPPKELVLFTKV, encoded by the coding sequence ATGGTGACAGGGATCAACCACGTAACCTTTGCAGTCCGGGATTTGGAAAGATCTTTCCGGTTTTATGCCGAAATTCTCGGATTGCGGCCGGTAGCGCGATGGTACAGAGGAGCTTATTTTGAGGCTGGTAGAGATTGGATCTGCCTCAATCTGGATTCTGAGACCAGAAGCGGCCCCTTGAAGGAATACACGCATCTCGCCTTCACGATAGACGCTGCGGATTTCGATGCTGCCGTTGCGAAAATGCAGGCAGCAGGTGCCCAAAGCTGGCAGGAAAACAAGAGCCCGGGAAACTCCTTCTACTTCCTGGACCCTGATGGCCACAAGCTGGAGCTGCACGTCGCCAACCTGAAAGATCGTCTTCAGGCCCTGGCGGCGAATCCGCCAAAAGAACTCGTGCTCTTTACAAAAGTATGA
- the tldD gene encoding metalloprotease TldD — protein sequence MTTPAPDHKRYFTDKLGISERLMERCLAEALSAGGEYADLYFESVTSTSLGIDESLVKTASQGVSLGCGVRVLSGERTGYAYTDDLSSDALLKAARTAALIASGPAKELMQGFRHAEGESLYPIAGATADAEIVAKLSLIQRADAAARAYDSRITQVRASFSDELRRILVAASDGTFASDTQPLSRLNVFVIAKDATNTARGSSGGGGRITMDFFTSDKSPEHFAREAARTALLQLGAVDAPAGEMEVVLGPGWPGVLLHEAVGHGLEADFNRKKTSAFAGLIGQQVASPKVTVVDNGRLPNRRGSINVDDEGNPTQENVLIENGILKGYLSDKLSSRLMGTPNTGSGRRESYHHIPMPRMTNTYMLNGDDMPEDIIKSVKRGLYAVNFGGGQVDITNGKFVFSASEAYLIEDGKVTRPVKGATLIGNGPEALKYVSMVGNDLALDEGIGTCGKSGQSVPVGVGMPTVKLDKMTVGGTS from the coding sequence ATGACCACTCCTGCCCCCGATCACAAGCGCTACTTCACTGATAAGCTGGGAATCTCCGAGCGGCTGATGGAACGCTGCCTCGCCGAGGCCCTTTCCGCCGGGGGCGAGTACGCCGACCTCTACTTCGAATCGGTCACCTCAACCTCGCTCGGTATTGATGAGTCGCTCGTCAAGACGGCATCCCAGGGAGTCTCGCTCGGCTGCGGCGTGCGCGTTCTCTCCGGCGAACGCACCGGATATGCCTACACCGACGATCTCTCCTCTGACGCTCTGCTGAAGGCAGCGCGCACCGCGGCCCTGATCGCCTCGGGTCCGGCCAAGGAGCTGATGCAGGGCTTCCGCCACGCCGAGGGCGAGTCGCTCTACCCCATCGCCGGAGCCACCGCCGACGCTGAGATCGTCGCCAAGCTTTCGCTCATCCAGCGCGCCGACGCTGCTGCACGTGCCTACGACTCGCGCATTACCCAGGTCCGCGCCAGCTTCTCCGACGAGCTGCGCCGCATCCTCGTCGCCGCATCCGACGGCACCTTCGCGTCGGACACCCAGCCGCTCTCGCGCCTCAACGTCTTCGTGATCGCGAAGGACGCCACCAACACTGCCCGCGGGTCCTCCGGCGGCGGCGGACGCATTACCATGGACTTCTTCACCAGCGACAAATCCCCAGAGCACTTCGCCCGCGAGGCAGCACGCACCGCACTTCTCCAACTTGGCGCGGTCGATGCTCCCGCAGGCGAGATGGAAGTTGTCCTCGGTCCTGGCTGGCCCGGAGTCCTGCTCCATGAAGCCGTGGGCCATGGCCTTGAGGCTGACTTCAATCGCAAGAAGACCTCGGCCTTCGCCGGGCTTATTGGCCAGCAGGTCGCCTCGCCCAAGGTGACTGTCGTCGATAACGGCCGCCTGCCCAATCGCCGCGGCTCCATCAACGTCGATGACGAGGGCAACCCCACCCAGGAGAACGTCCTCATCGAGAACGGAATCCTGAAGGGCTATCTCTCCGACAAGCTCTCTTCGCGCCTGATGGGAACGCCAAACACTGGCTCGGGTCGCCGCGAGAGCTACCACCACATCCCCATGCCGCGCATGACCAACACCTACATGCTCAACGGCGACGACATGCCTGAGGACATCATCAAGTCCGTCAAGCGCGGGCTCTACGCGGTCAACTTCGGCGGAGGTCAGGTCGACATCACCAATGGCAAGTTCGTCTTCTCGGCAAGCGAGGCCTACCTGATCGAAGACGGCAAGGTCACCCGCCCCGTCAAAGGCGCAACCCTGATCGGCAACGGCCCGGAAGCGCTCAAGTATGTCTCCATGGTGGGAAATGATCTTGCCCTGGACGAAGGCATCGGAACCTGCGGCAAGTCCGGCCAGTCCGTGCCGGTAGGGGTGGGTATGCCGACGGTCAAGCTGGATAAGATGACGGTGGGCGGCACGTCCTAA
- a CDS encoding ThuA domain-containing protein yields the protein MKQLLRSGLCRREGLVRSIPVTLLALCCLGASAQSATTLTTAELKDRTLPSPPRKQSIENGVQIQKPQLEDYVAMLDNLPSKAYVKPKKQRRVLVLAHASGFVHSSIPLAAETVKAMGEKTGAWSTTITYDPAQITAENLAGYDAIFLDNTTLGFLDDPKDPAATEARKKALLDFVRSGKGLAGIHAAGDTYHTADHPPKGTWSDFNIMIGGYFKFHWVYPQEITVKIDDPKSPLNQMYHGEFTVHDEIYTFVQDSFSRKRVHVLTSVDYSKMSDADKAKEPAATKRTDGDYGLSWIRHEGKGRVFYEALGHSEHIYAMTPIMEHLLAGIQYALGDLPANDSPSVK from the coding sequence ATGAAGCAGCTGTTGCGATCCGGTCTCTGCCGCAGGGAGGGACTGGTCCGATCGATCCCCGTCACGTTACTTGCATTGTGCTGCCTGGGGGCGTCGGCCCAGAGCGCGACCACCCTTACGACGGCAGAGTTGAAGGACCGCACCCTTCCCAGCCCTCCGCGCAAACAGAGCATCGAAAATGGGGTACAGATCCAGAAGCCGCAGCTTGAGGACTACGTGGCGATGCTGGACAACCTGCCATCAAAGGCCTATGTAAAGCCAAAGAAGCAGCGTAGGGTGCTGGTGCTGGCGCACGCATCGGGCTTTGTCCACTCCTCCATTCCGCTGGCGGCGGAGACGGTGAAGGCCATGGGCGAAAAGACGGGCGCCTGGTCGACGACCATTACGTACGATCCCGCGCAGATTACGGCTGAGAATCTTGCCGGATATGACGCGATCTTTCTGGATAACACGACGCTCGGGTTCCTGGACGATCCGAAGGATCCGGCTGCGACCGAGGCACGCAAGAAGGCGCTGCTCGACTTTGTGCGCAGCGGCAAAGGCCTGGCCGGCATTCATGCTGCGGGTGACACCTACCACACGGCAGACCATCCTCCCAAGGGCACATGGTCGGACTTCAATATCATGATCGGCGGCTACTTCAAGTTCCACTGGGTCTATCCGCAGGAGATTACGGTGAAGATCGACGACCCGAAGAGCCCTCTGAACCAGATGTACCACGGGGAGTTCACAGTCCATGATGAGATCTACACCTTCGTGCAGGACTCCTTCTCGCGCAAGCGGGTTCATGTGCTGACCAGTGTGGACTACTCAAAGATGAGCGATGCCGATAAGGCAAAAGAGCCTGCGGCGACCAAACGCACCGACGGCGACTACGGTCTCAGCTGGATTCGACACGAGGGCAAGGGGCGCGTCTTCTACGAAGCGCTTGGACATAGCGAGCACATCTACGCCATGACGCCCATCATGGAGCATCTGCTGGCCGGTATCCAATATGCTCTGGGAGATCTGCCTGCGAATGACAGCCCCAGCGTAAAGTAG
- a CDS encoding MFS transporter: protein MSSSPQFAARIFRAFRYRDFRLMWTGACVSTIGTFVQQFAQSWLVYDLTKDAFYLGLDLFLGQLPIMMFSLFGGVFADRMDRRKMLLVSQYIQMICAFLLATLFAMHLVKVWHILALSFFVGVGQSFGGPAYSALLPSLVGAEDLSNAIAMNSIQFNLARVVGPTLGGLAYTALGATWCFALNGISFLAVIATLFMIRVTFVPPKTTESVLKSMKEGIQFIRCRDGMTVLVVLAFCTTLFGFSLTSFLPVFVRTIFDKGPETYTLLLVCSGAGSIAGALWAASVEKMKEKGRLTLVILISLGVIITGFALSRSLPFSCVLMFLSGLALMASTSFMLSLAQLITTDAMRGRVMSVYSLAFRAGIPLGALALGKLIPLYGVTRTLGSTGVALMVISLYFLVANRESTFRPVSRQPQS, encoded by the coding sequence ATGTCCAGTAGCCCCCAATTTGCCGCACGCATCTTCAGAGCCTTCCGCTATCGCGATTTCCGCCTCATGTGGACCGGGGCCTGCGTCTCCACCATCGGGACCTTCGTCCAGCAATTCGCCCAGAGCTGGCTGGTCTACGACCTTACCAAAGACGCCTTTTATCTCGGCCTCGACCTCTTCCTGGGTCAGCTCCCGATCATGATGTTCTCGCTCTTCGGAGGCGTCTTCGCCGATCGCATGGACCGGCGCAAGATGCTGCTCGTCTCGCAATACATCCAGATGATCTGCGCCTTCCTGCTGGCTACCCTCTTTGCCATGCATCTCGTCAAAGTGTGGCACATCCTTGCGCTTTCCTTTTTTGTTGGCGTAGGACAGTCCTTCGGGGGGCCGGCGTATTCCGCGCTGCTGCCCTCGCTGGTCGGCGCCGAGGACCTCTCAAACGCCATCGCGATGAACTCCATCCAGTTCAACCTCGCGCGCGTCGTCGGTCCTACGCTCGGTGGCCTGGCCTACACAGCCCTCGGTGCAACCTGGTGCTTCGCACTCAATGGAATCTCCTTCCTCGCCGTCATCGCTACGCTCTTCATGATTCGTGTCACCTTCGTTCCCCCAAAAACGACGGAGTCTGTCCTGAAGAGCATGAAGGAGGGCATCCAGTTCATACGATGTCGAGACGGCATGACGGTTCTCGTCGTCCTCGCCTTCTGTACGACCCTCTTCGGCTTCTCCCTCACCAGCTTTCTTCCTGTCTTCGTCCGTACCATCTTTGATAAGGGGCCCGAAACATACACCCTTCTGCTCGTCTGTTCCGGTGCGGGCTCCATCGCAGGAGCTCTCTGGGCGGCCTCGGTCGAGAAGATGAAGGAAAAAGGCCGGCTCACACTGGTCATCCTCATCTCACTCGGCGTCATCATCACCGGGTTTGCTCTCTCCCGATCGCTGCCTTTCTCCTGTGTCCTCATGTTTCTTTCCGGCCTGGCCCTCATGGCGTCGACGTCATTCATGCTTTCACTTGCCCAGCTCATCACGACCGATGCCATGCGGGGCCGCGTGATGAGCGTCTACAGCCTCGCCTTCCGGGCAGGCATTCCCCTGGGAGCGCTCGCCCTGGGCAAGCTGATTCCGCTCTACGGCGTCACAAGGACTCTCGGCAGTACAGGAGTGGCCTTGATGGTGATCTCGCTTTACTTTCTCGTGGCGAACCGCGAATCCACCTTTCGCCCCGTCTCCCGACAGCCTCAAAGCTAA
- a CDS encoding ester cyclase — protein MAEAGSAAVVHRFTDEILNQGRFEVADEIVAADFVELDPLPGQQQGREGLVNVLKSMRAAFPDMHWTIEETIVEGEKVVSRFTWTGTQQGEFLGIAATGRAVRVKGVVIDRVVNGWMTDSRILMDTLGMMQQLGVIPTA, from the coding sequence ATGGCCGAAGCTGGAAGTGCTGCCGTGGTCCACAGGTTCACCGATGAGATCTTGAACCAGGGAAGATTTGAGGTTGCTGACGAGATTGTCGCCGCAGATTTCGTAGAGCTTGACCCTCTGCCCGGTCAGCAGCAGGGCCGCGAGGGACTGGTGAATGTCTTGAAGTCGATGCGCGCGGCGTTTCCCGATATGCACTGGACGATCGAAGAGACCATCGTGGAAGGCGAAAAAGTGGTCTCGCGCTTCACATGGACAGGAACCCAGCAGGGCGAGTTTCTCGGGATTGCAGCTACCGGCAGGGCTGTTCGCGTAAAGGGCGTGGTCATCGATCGCGTGGTCAATGGATGGATGACGGACAGCCGCATCCTGATGGACACACTGGGAATGATGCAGCAGCTTGGGGTGATTCCGACAGCGTAG
- a CDS encoding VWA domain-containing protein — translation MPQHLAISGLCLGGLLLLHPYLQSQNSRTYDLKVAVDEVEITFHAGDIHGLPVSDLRQDEVRLLDNERPPRRIVLFELLRDLPIRAGIMLDTSASMDQHHQANQAIASAYIQHFLNPRTDSAFVMSFGQRFQVREPWSNHQDALTAAIQKSGFLPSTTALFDAIYAACRYQFGKLDHASSGNFILLFTDGEDDASFLSLEDAANMCQHTNTAIYTFRQDDQHGDPEGLRTIARLASLTGGHVFPADDSPQEMEEDLKIIQANLRNQYRLVYNPADLKRDGAFHRIVLLPPDRVATVQTRSGYYAPKDKPVTR, via the coding sequence ATGCCTCAACACCTTGCCATCTCCGGTCTGTGCCTGGGAGGGTTGCTCCTGCTTCATCCCTATCTTCAATCACAGAATTCGAGGACATACGACCTCAAGGTAGCGGTCGATGAAGTTGAGATCACCTTTCATGCCGGCGATATTCACGGTCTTCCCGTCAGCGATCTGCGCCAGGACGAGGTTCGCCTGCTCGATAACGAACGTCCACCCAGGCGGATCGTGCTCTTCGAACTGCTTCGCGATCTGCCGATCCGCGCCGGGATCATGCTCGATACCAGCGCCTCAATGGACCAACACCATCAGGCGAACCAGGCCATCGCAAGCGCATATATCCAACACTTCCTCAATCCGAGAACCGATTCGGCATTCGTGATGAGCTTCGGGCAGCGTTTTCAGGTTCGGGAACCGTGGTCGAATCATCAGGATGCGCTCACGGCGGCTATCCAGAAGTCAGGATTCCTTCCGTCTACAACTGCACTCTTTGATGCGATCTATGCAGCCTGCCGCTACCAGTTTGGCAAGCTGGATCATGCCTCCAGCGGCAACTTCATCCTGCTCTTCACCGACGGAGAAGATGACGCCAGCTTTCTTAGCCTTGAGGATGCTGCCAACATGTGCCAGCACACCAATACCGCCATCTACACCTTCCGGCAGGACGACCAACACGGCGATCCGGAGGGATTGCGAACAATCGCCCGCCTCGCCTCTCTGACCGGAGGTCATGTCTTTCCGGCAGACGATTCTCCACAGGAGATGGAGGAAGATCTGAAGATCATTCAGGCGAATCTTAGGAACCAGTACCGCCTTGTCTACAATCCAGCCGATCTCAAACGAGACGGTGCGTTCCACCGCATCGTGTTGCTTCCACCCGATCGCGTCGCTACCGTCCAGACCCGCTCCGGCTATTACGCTCCGAAGGACAAGCCCGTCACGCGATAA